In one Echinicola marina genomic region, the following are encoded:
- the gldG gene encoding gliding motility-associated ABC transporter substrate-binding protein GldG, producing the protein MNKKRIAKGGILVLLLIGTFWVLNKFFPFRIDLTEEKRYSLHASTKEVLKGLKDPLVVDMQLYGDLPGGMRRFQKNIEEMVKTFDDYSEVSIDLKETDPLSIAGEQERADYIVYLAEFGINPTNLYASEGGAQTSRMIFPGVVIRNEEYETGGLLLKGEKGMTPDQILNLSVENLEFELINMIKKLSKEDMQKVAMITNHGELQDDEGYGIVEALSEEYEVYKVPLSQAKGVKDLLSFDAIIVAGPKSPYKEREIYLLDQYLMQGGKLMFCIDPLSVNMEDAGGEGTVAIGFDTGLDRLLFKYGIRINKDLVQDMNFGYYPVVAGEFGDQPQVAPLPWPFYVIANRISRHVITKGLDQMKFRFISSLDTVKADGVKKVPLVFSGNYSRTLDQPVRVAFEDMSKEPDLNLYNQKQLPLAYLLEGQFESFFNNRFLPDEFEGDAEFVPSSSEGAVIVIGDGDWLQSEHEVGSGDPLPLGLSPFTNNSYANRAFLQNSLKYLIDPDGIMATRSKVLKIRPLDKKKVKEEKLKWQLINIALPVTLIILIGFLKVYMRKRRYGG; encoded by the coding sequence ATGAATAAAAAGAGGATTGCCAAGGGAGGGATCTTGGTGCTGTTGTTGATCGGTACCTTTTGGGTTTTGAACAAGTTTTTCCCTTTTAGAATAGATCTCACAGAAGAGAAAAGGTATTCTTTACATGCATCTACAAAGGAAGTACTTAAGGGCTTGAAGGATCCTTTGGTAGTGGATATGCAGCTTTATGGAGACTTGCCCGGTGGAATGCGCCGTTTCCAAAAGAATATCGAGGAAATGGTCAAGACTTTTGATGATTATAGTGAGGTATCCATTGATTTAAAAGAAACGGATCCTTTGAGCATAGCGGGAGAGCAAGAGAGAGCGGATTATATTGTTTATCTGGCAGAATTTGGGATTAATCCTACCAATCTCTATGCTTCGGAAGGAGGAGCTCAAACTTCAAGAATGATTTTTCCTGGAGTGGTGATTCGGAACGAAGAATATGAGACGGGAGGCTTATTGCTTAAAGGAGAAAAAGGGATGACGCCAGACCAAATTCTTAACCTGTCGGTGGAAAACCTGGAGTTTGAACTGATTAATATGATCAAGAAGCTTAGCAAGGAGGATATGCAAAAGGTAGCCATGATCACTAATCATGGCGAACTGCAGGATGATGAGGGATACGGTATTGTGGAAGCTTTGTCCGAGGAATATGAAGTTTATAAAGTCCCTTTGAGCCAGGCTAAAGGAGTAAAGGATCTTTTGAGCTTTGATGCGATAATAGTTGCTGGTCCCAAATCGCCCTATAAAGAGAGAGAAATTTATTTGCTTGACCAATACCTGATGCAGGGAGGTAAGTTAATGTTTTGCATTGATCCGCTTAGCGTGAACATGGAGGATGCCGGAGGAGAGGGCACAGTTGCCATTGGTTTTGATACAGGGCTTGACAGGTTATTGTTCAAATATGGTATAAGGATCAATAAGGATTTGGTTCAGGACATGAACTTTGGTTATTATCCGGTCGTAGCAGGTGAGTTTGGTGATCAGCCACAGGTGGCACCGCTGCCTTGGCCTTTTTATGTGATCGCCAATCGGATAAGCAGGCATGTCATTACCAAGGGCTTGGACCAAATGAAGTTCAGGTTTATCAGTTCTCTGGATACGGTAAAAGCTGATGGGGTTAAAAAGGTCCCCTTGGTTTTTAGTGGGAATTATAGCAGGACCCTGGATCAGCCAGTCAGGGTAGCTTTTGAGGACATGTCCAAGGAACCGGATTTAAATTTGTATAATCAAAAGCAATTGCCTCTGGCGTACTTGCTGGAGGGGCAATTTGAGTCTTTTTTTAATAATCGGTTTTTACCTGATGAATTTGAAGGTGATGCTGAATTTGTTCCATCCAGTTCAGAGGGGGCTGTGATCGTTATAGGGGATGGTGATTGGTTACAAAGCGAGCACGAGGTGGGATCAGGGGATCCTTTGCCTTTGGGATTAAGTCCTTTTACGAATAATAGCTATGCTAACAGGGCCTTTCTTCAGAATAGTTTGAAATACCTGATCGATCCTGATGGAATTATGGCTACAAGGAGCAAAGTGCTTAAGATTCGTCCATTGGATAAGAAGAAGGTAAAAGAAGAGAAGTTGAAATGGCAACTGATCAATATTGCATTGCCAGTGACCTTGATTATATTAATTGGCTTCCTTAAGGTCTATATGCGAAAAAGACGATATGGAGGGTGA
- the gldF gene encoding gliding motility-associated ABC transporter permease subunit GldF, translated as MISLVYKEVNAFFNNIIGYLILTVFLVALGMVVWVFPDTSVLEYGFADLEALFVYTPYIFAFMVPAITMRMIAEEKKTGTWELLMTSPLKPYQLVLAKYFAGLLVLVFGLLPSLLYYFSIYQLGAPVGNIDSAGFFGSFFGIIMIGAVFTGIGLFSSSLTDNQITAFVLGVFLCFVFHFGFMGLASLLGSSPWVVLIEELSMSYHYENMSRGVIDSGDLYFFITWIVILIVFTTLMVRRK; from the coding sequence ATGATCAGTTTGGTTTATAAAGAGGTCAATGCATTTTTTAATAATATCATAGGTTATTTGATACTTACTGTATTTTTGGTGGCTTTGGGGATGGTTGTTTGGGTATTCCCGGATACCAGTGTTTTAGAGTATGGCTTTGCTGATTTGGAAGCCCTGTTTGTATATACTCCTTATATTTTTGCCTTTATGGTGCCAGCCATAACGATGAGAATGATCGCAGAGGAAAAGAAAACGGGAACTTGGGAGCTGCTGATGACTTCTCCTTTGAAACCATATCAGTTGGTGCTGGCCAAGTATTTCGCAGGTCTTTTGGTGCTTGTTTTTGGTCTATTGCCTAGTTTATTGTATTATTTCAGTATTTATCAATTGGGAGCTCCCGTAGGAAATATTGATAGTGCCGGCTTTTTTGGTTCTTTTTTCGGTATTATCATGATCGGGGCCGTTTTTACAGGGATAGGGCTTTTTAGTTCTTCCTTGACGGATAACCAGATCACAGCTTTTGTATTAGGGGTGTTTTTGTGTTTTGTATTTCATTTCGGATTTATGGGCTTGGCTAGCCTTTTGGGAAGCAGTCCATGGGTTGTTTTGATAGAGGAACTCAGCATGAGTTACCATTACGAAAACATGAGTAGGGGAGTGATAGACTCCGGGGATTTATATTTTTTTATCACCTGGATTGTCATATTGATTGTTTTTACCACGCTAATGGTCCGTAGGAAATGA
- the gldA gene encoding gliding motility-associated ABC transporter ATP-binding subunit GldA, whose protein sequence is MSLQVKQLSKFYKKQKALDQVSFEARPGQVLGFLGPNGAGKSTTMKIAAGYILPDQGDVLVDGISSVECPEQTSRLIGYLPEHNPLYLDMYVKEFLGFMAGLHHLKGKSAKDRIEEVLESCGLIPEQHKKIGALSKGYRQRVGLAKALVHDPKVIILDEPTTGLDPNQLVEIRKLIKTISKDKTLILSTHIMQEVEALCEKVVIIHQGKVVAQDLLVNLRGEKDKAVLVLETDESLKEEWFIGLPGLDRMKLLGERQIQISTDVPGHLRKALIELIHEKGLTLLNLNQVEKNLETIFHQLTESDI, encoded by the coding sequence ATGTCGCTTCAAGTAAAGCAACTCAGTAAGTTTTATAAAAAGCAGAAAGCGCTTGATCAGGTTAGTTTTGAAGCTAGGCCTGGTCAGGTGCTGGGTTTTTTGGGGCCCAATGGAGCGGGGAAATCCACTACCATGAAAATTGCAGCGGGATATATTTTGCCCGATCAAGGAGATGTATTGGTAGATGGTATTTCATCTGTAGAATGCCCCGAGCAGACAAGTCGCTTGATAGGCTATTTACCGGAGCATAATCCGCTGTACTTGGATATGTATGTCAAGGAGTTTTTGGGGTTTATGGCTGGCTTGCATCATCTTAAAGGCAAGTCAGCTAAGGATAGGATAGAAGAGGTTCTTGAATCGTGTGGTTTAATACCAGAGCAACATAAGAAGATTGGAGCCTTATCAAAAGGTTATCGACAAAGAGTAGGCTTGGCCAAGGCACTTGTCCATGACCCTAAGGTGATCATTCTCGATGAGCCTACAACGGGTTTGGACCCCAACCAGTTGGTAGAAATCAGGAAATTGATCAAAACCATCAGCAAAGATAAGACGCTAATATTGAGTACGCATATTATGCAGGAGGTCGAAGCTTTGTGCGAAAAAGTGGTGATCATTCATCAAGGTAAAGTGGTCGCTCAGGACTTACTTGTGAATTTACGGGGAGAAAAGGATAAGGCCGTTTTAGTTTTAGAAACAGATGAAAGTTTAAAGGAGGAATGGTTTATAGGATTGCCTGGTTTGGATAGAATGAAGCTGTTGGGTGAGCGTCAAATACAAATCTCCACTGATGTACCTGGGCATTTGCGAAAGGCTTTAATAGAGCTAATTCATGAAAAGGGTCTAACCCTTCTGAACTTAAACCAAGTCGAAAAAAATTTGGAAACCATTTTTCATCAACTAACCGAGAGTGACATATGA
- a CDS encoding SDR family oxidoreductase — MELSGKRAIVTGVSRGIGLEVVKLLLEKGMHVAGWGRTPPRLENPNFHFISCDVSDEVSVDDAYNETKRILGEDIRVLVNNAGFGVSGNLEEMDSKDWRAMFDTNVHGIFYVSKRVVPNMKMQDEGHILNVASIAGLNGVAKFAGYCGTKHAVRGISHAMYMELRDFGIKVSTIYPGSVQTNFFDDIEGMNAHENMMRPEDVASTMVQTLETHPNYFIADVECRPLRPKGKR, encoded by the coding sequence AGAGCCATAGTCACTGGCGTCAGTAGGGGGATCGGTCTGGAAGTAGTTAAATTATTGCTAGAAAAAGGTATGCATGTAGCGGGCTGGGGAAGGACCCCGCCAAGATTAGAAAATCCGAACTTTCATTTTATCAGCTGTGATGTTTCTGATGAAGTGTCCGTTGATGATGCATATAATGAAACCAAAAGAATACTGGGTGAGGATATTAGGGTTTTGGTCAATAATGCAGGGTTCGGTGTGTCAGGAAACTTGGAAGAGATGGATAGTAAGGATTGGAGAGCGATGTTTGATACCAATGTGCATGGCATTTTCTATGTGAGCAAAAGGGTGGTGCCAAATATGAAAATGCAAGATGAAGGACATATACTTAATGTGGCTTCTATTGCAGGATTAAATGGGGTGGCTAAATTTGCAGGATATTGTGGGACAAAGCATGCGGTTAGGGGAATTTCTCATGCCATGTATATGGAATTAAGGGATTTTGGAATAAAAGTTTCTACTATCTACCCAGGATCTGTTCAAACCAATTTCTTTGATGATATAGAGGGGATGAATGCCCATGAAAATATGATGCGTCCAGAAGATGTGGCCAGCACCATGGTTCAAACTTTGGAAACACATCCCAATTATTTTATAGCTGATGTGGAATGTAGGCCACTGAGGCCAAAAGGAAAAAGATAA